TTGACAAGAGTGGTCTTGGTGAACTGATGGGGGTGAAAGTCTGATTGCCATGAGATCAAGAGACAATAGGAGGTGTGGGCATACAGGCAACTTTGAGCCAAGGAGAAATGGCAAATTAGAGTAATATTAGAGGGGAATATGGGGCTAAAGggacatatgtgtacatataaagACAGGAGGGTGTATACCATGTTTTTGTGCTGAAGTGAATTATTTAGGAGAGGACAATTGATGAGCAGGAGATGAGATAATTTCAGGAGCAGTCATTAAATAGTCAAGAGGGGAAGGGACCACGGTGCCAAATGGAAGGGCTTGCCTTAGGTAAGAGCAGGGACACTACATAcatgagacaggagggaaggcagagtCGAGCAGAGAGGCAGGTAGGATGGAAGCCATGGGGTGGGAAGATGAGGTAGTTCTTgtaaaattgcttttatttttctcagtgaaatGAGAAGTGAAGTTTTCAGCTcagagtggggaaggggagaggtgcTGATATTTGAGGATAGGAGGTGCAATGCAGTCATTTCAGAGTGTGGGAAAGTAAACTGACTAGGGAAATGCAGAAGGGCAGTGTTGAGAGCCCACTTGAGATTTATGATCATAAATTTAGTGACAACAGTTAGCACTGTTATTTTTGTCTAGCGTGTTAAGCTGGACAGAATCAGGGTTTTGCCTGGCAGGTAGTCCCAGGAACAAGGAAGTGAGGAGTGTATGCAAAGGGATGATATAGTGATGACTATGAAATCTAATGTGCGTAGGAGAGATATGAGAATATAAGGGCAATGAAGAACAGTgggaaagtagattagaggtcaAAATGGGGGCAAAGAATTGTTCAAATGGGGTTATTAGAGTAAATAAGCTGGAAGGGAAAGACGTGTTGATCAGGGAACAGGATGCTTGAAATGAAAAGTTCAGCGGTGGTGCTGTTATTTGGCGATGCAAAGGTCCAGGGTACCCACATGACAGTAGGGTGGAAGGGGATATGGCTGCAGTTTAGATACTAGGGTTTCAGTTGGGTCATTATTCTACAAGGATGCTAAATTCACCAAAGATGTCAGCAGGAatgaggtggaggtggggaactCTGCTGTCAGATGCTAGCATCTCcgggaatggggggtggggggtgcacaAGAGAGAGATGTGGCAGAACATAGCAACAAGCAGGGCTTGGTATGGTCTTATGGCAGGTACTTCAGAGCAGCTGGGGGTTTTACAgctggagggcagaggggagaaCTAGTTTAACTTGGGTATTAATTCTCTGGGTGTAGGTGGACCTGCTCTTCTGAATTCTACTCTCTAGTATCTCAGTaagctcccttccctcctttggCTCTGAGAGGCCATCCAGGGTGAGGGATTTATTCCGGGTTACAGGGTCAGAAGGAAACCAGGGAACTGCCGGGATTTtcactctctcttctctgctACCAAAATACCAAGGCAGTGTTTTGGatatttaaaagaacatttaaaatgccGTCGTTTGTTTCTGCCTCTGTGCAACATTTGTGCTGCGGAAGGACAGGGAACTGGTAACCATGGTAGTGGAGCAGAGTGGTGGTGAAGAGGTGGTTTTTAAATGGGGTGAACTTCAGGCAGGCGGCACCCAGAGCTCAACCGTCATGGCCTCCTCAGAGCTCTTTGTTCTTTCAGCTTCCTTAGGGAGAGAGCTTGAATTCTTCCCTGCTGGGAAGCAAGCTTTGAAAGGAAAGGTTTTGCCAGATTCCCTATGGAGAGGGTGTGTCCCTGGGAGCAGGTTTCAGGGATCTGCCTGAAACCTTGGTCAGCAGGGAACTTTGGGCACCCTGTCATGAACGGGAGAGCCTGTGATAACAAGTAAGCCAGCTCTGCGGCGTCCTGGATGCCGAATTCCTGCACACGGTCAGCTCTCTCACTACCTGTCCCTGGACAGGTGGCCACTCATGGCAGTGGCCCAGAGCCCTGGCCCAAAAGGCAGCCCGGCAGGGCCCCCACAGGACGATACCTGGTGCcaagaggggagaggaagagggagggagggaaggaggcaaggaGGCCTCTTCCACATTCCTGGATGGGGAGCCCCAAGGGCCTTTCCAGAACAAAAAAGTGCCCCAAGTGGACACAGGGCAAGGCAGGGCAGGGCAAACCCAGGCCGCAGCTCGAGTCCAGGGAAGTCTTATGACTGCAGTGTTTTGCTGCAGGTTTCCCAGCTGCTCGGGGCGGGAGGCGGCGTGGGGTGGTGGGggcgaggaggagggagggggagaggaggagggaagtaAACAGAAGACCACAGAGAGAGCCAGTTCCCGGCGTTCAGAGAACACCAGCCGCCTCCGGTCCCCGGTGGGTGGCTATATGTGTGGAAATGAaactgggaggggaagggagagcggGAACAGTAAGCAAGCGCTGCTCGGCTGTTACCCACCCACCTCGCCTTTCCTGACCCACCAGCCCACTCCCCCTCTGGGGTGacggggtgggagagagacggtTCACGAAGCGCCCACCCCCAAGTACTCGTAGCTGGTTCAGCTGTCGGTGAATCAGACACCGTCTAAGCAGCTGTCACCTGCACTCAGGAGGGGAACAGGGGGCGGCCTTGGGAAGGGGTAGGATGGGTGAGTGGAAGATCCAGTACTGGCCTGGGCGTGGGGTGCCGCCTGGGGCTGGGAAAAGGGGTGTCTACCTTCCAACACATGCACATTTCTCAACCCGGTCCCCACGACACGGGGGTAtcgggggtcggggggtgggacGAGGGCCTGGGGGCACAACTTAAGTGGGAATTGGAAgcaagggaggggctgggagggaggttgGAGTGTACTGCGGCGGGAAGCGCTGGGGTGCAGGGCTGGCGGGGGCCGCGGGGCAGGCTGCTTCCCGCCGCCTGCTCGCGCGGGGTTATGCGAGGTAACCGCGAGCGGCGAGGAGGAGGGAGGCGGCGGGGGCCGCGGGCCTGGGTGTCTAGCGCTCGTTGGACAAAGAGATGATGAAACGTGAGCGCTATATTTACCAAGGGGGTGGAGACCaagcgggggggggcggggggaggagggcggggggTTAAAAAGGACAAACTGTTCCACAACAACTACAGGAAACACAGCCCATCTGACTCACCGGGAGGGCCCGCCGACCCCCTCTCAGGCTTAGCCTGGAGGCCGGCGCGGGGCTGGAGGGCGCGGAGGGTCCCCGGACCGACCCAGCCGGGCGTTACAGCTACAGCTGGGCGATGGGTTGATTTATATAAACAAAAGCAGCTTAGATCCAAGGGCTACGTGCGTGCGTGTGGCTTTTGTGGGGCAGGGGAGAGCGCGGAATGGCACGAATGTTTCCTAACCCCGTGGCCCCAGCATCCAGTGGCCCGACCACCGCGGGAAGGGCTTGCCTGCAAACTCCGTGAGCACGATTCCTGCAAAGTCATCTCCTCCCGCACAGCCCGGCCAGCCGGCCCGCCCCACCCCGCCGGCGGCCGGCAGCACACGCCTCCCccgctctcccccctcccccgcgcTAGCCCAGCTCGCGGCGCTGAGTTGGGGTGCGGTGCGGGATATGTTTAGAAGCTGATGTCATCCGACACCCTACTCCGCAGTGTTCCCAAGGGGACCGTAGGGCAGGTTTTCCTCTTCCTCGCGGGCGTGGGTGATGGAGAAGGTGCCTCCTCCCCCCagtccccccacacacacctgtcTTCccccagggaatttttttttaatgcaacccCGCCAGAGTTATGAAACGGGGGCCGTACGCACAGAGGGCGCAAACCCTAGGGCTTGGGCCGCGAGGGGCCAACGAGCAGCCTCcgcccactcccaccccttcccGACCGGGTGCAGGGGCTAATTTCAAGGTTAGCTCACGCGGGCGCGGGCGCCCGGAGCTTCTTGCACGAGTTTGGGGCGGGTTCCTCATCCCCTAATCTAGGGCAGTTTGTTCAACTGCAGTAAAGGGAGCTTCATGTTCCAGCAGGGAAGGGATTTCTGAGAACTGGGACTGTCCTCAGATGAACTCGCCTCCTCAGGCTGCTGCTGCGGCGGCCGCCCGcggaagactttttaaaagggCGACGCCAGGCCGGGGCGCGCGGCCGGCGAGTGGCTGCGCCGCCCGCCAGTCTGCGGCCCCAGCCGAGCGCCCGCCCCCGAGCTCGGGTGATTCATCGTGCGCGGCGTGGGGCTCCTCCGAGCGCGCGGGGCTGAGAGCTAAACTTATCCTCTTGCATATGCATGAACGGGTGGCCTTTCGGCTCGGCAAAGGAGAGGCCTGGAGTTTTGCGGAAGGCTGCTAAGTGGAGCGAGAGTAAAGTAGGGCGTCGTGCAAGTTTTCGCGCGGGCCGGaggccctcctccctctccagcaCCTGCGTGTTAACTGTCGTTATGGCCACGGGCATTTCAACAGATAGGGAGGGCTTTACCTAATTGCATTTCAAATCCAAGCACACCGCCATTGTTGGAAGCCCGATCCCttcagcccctcttccctcctccctcctccccaaactTGCCACCTTCGCCTAATTACCCAGCTTTCACTAAAATAAACACTGCTTCTCCTCCTgcacccccgccccccaataTGCCCTGTATGCCTTGGTGGGATCAATGAAGCCGAAGGACGTGGGTCCTGAAAGAAGTCTGGATCCAGCCCAGAGTGAGGTCCGACACGTGATCCCCTACCCCCAGCGGGCCATCTGTTCTCCTTCCTTCCAACCGGGAGGCTGGCAGCTCTGCCCAGCACCGTCCACGCCTCCCagcaggaaagagggagaaaagccaGCCTTGGAACCCACTACCTACAGAGTGCGATTTTAACCTAAAAGTCCCTGAGCCTTGGGCAAGGGTGAGACTGGGCAATGTGTATTTTAGATTAAGCTCCAGGTGATtagctctcccccacccccaccccgggagTTGCCGTGGCTCCATTTGAATTAAAACCTCCAGCGAAGGGGCCTGGGAATGGGCTGCATGTGCCTGGAAATACCTCACTACGAGCTGGGGTGGAAAACTGGCCTAGGAAAAAGGGTGGGATTCTGTGACCTCTCCCCCGCCCCACGCGCTTCCCACAAACTAGTTTGAAGAAAGAAGCAGCACTATAACAAGAAATTAAGGAATAAAGGATTTAAGGGATTTGGGACGAATTTATATTTGTGCCTGCTATGCAATTAAATATTGATTTAAGGTATTCTCACCTTCACTGTCCTAAAGAGCTGCATTTGTAAATGCACAGCAGATGAGGTGGTGTTTAAAGAACCCAAGTCTTGCCTAGAATTTTTTGGTCGGTGGGAGGACCCCTGGAGTATTTGGAGTTTGGAAGGGACTACAGAGATGTATTAATCTAATCCCATTaattcacagataaggaaatagtTCTAAGAggttgcctaaggtcacacagccactcTCAGGCCCAGGAGGCCAGTCCCCTGCCCCATGCTGGCCTAAACTGAAAATCAGCTGAAAATCAGCTCACTGTAGGCACTGCCTCTTAGGAGGGGTGATAGTGATAATAAAAACTTTAGGATGCACAGAAAATCAGACTTAGGTGTTCTTGCTACAGGCCATTGTTCTTGAGAGCTGGGAAAATAAAGCCAAGGTTTAGGCAGAAATTAGGGAGGAAAATGCATACTTACAAACTGTAAGCACAGTTCTAGTCTTTGAATGCTCGTGCTCCTCCCAGTTGGTTTGTGTGGATTTGAAATGTGTATTTACAAAGATTAACTTGGGGGAAAACAGACTTCTTATATTTATGTGGCATAATATATACTTTACTATAAATTATTCATTGCAATTTGGAATGATTCACATTGATCTGGGATAATTTATTTTGCCAGAATTTTAATTGGGACAACCACATGCTGGCAAAACAGCATTAATTGGTTTTCATTATAATATGCACTCTAGTACAGAAAGGAAATCCTATTGttgaaaacacaagaaaaatccTGATGTAGGAATTATTACTTGTGagatatttatatctatctatatctatagttGTTTTTAACATATAAGCCTCATTGAGGacagactgtcttttcatttctgtattccCCCATGCCTAACTCATTGACAGAAACATAAATATCTGGAGAGTGAATAcgtggaagaggagaaaaaggagaaagcagtCTACAGTTCTAGAATTGTTGGGTTTAAAAAGATATTCTAAATCAAGTAGTAGTTATGTTTGTGTGTGAGAGaaattcatgtaaatgaaatctgggttgtattttattactttcttGTATAGCTCTGAAATGAATGAGTTGGAAGAGTTCAGGGTTTATGTCCGGtccaaacaaaattaaattagagGGAGTTAAAGAGAAGAGGGCAAGAAGTAAGTCTAtatagaaaaaaaccaaaaaacacaaaaacctatGATGATTGACTTATTCAGGTTCCTGGATTACAATCTTCAAGGAAAGATACaaactttccttcttttctggaaTAACCCTGATGTTAACTATAGGGCTTTCTGCTATCTGAAGGTGCCCACTGCAATGCCAGTTACAATGCAAATCTGAGAGACTGTATAGGCCGTGATCATGGGAGTCCTGGAGAGATCCTGCTGGTATTTGTGGTGGACCTTAAAGAGGCAAGCAAATGTGAAATTTCTAACTGATCTTGTATCCTTGGGGACAGAGTTTGTCCCAGAAAAATCATGAAGTAGGCAGACTCCCTTGGGCTTCAGtgaattcttttctaaaattaaggGGATTGGAATACAAGAACTCTAAGATGGCTTCACTTTACATGTACCTACCACCTATCTTAGTAGGATGGTGACGATGATATTCTTAGTTGACCAGCACCCCCTTTCTAAACTTCCCTTTCCTGTGTAGTCACCTACTGCAGTATCTTTCTGTACCACTTTAAAAGCAAAGTCGAAATAAACTACAGTAGACTTCAAACTAGAAGAGTAAATTTGAGACCCTTCCTTTAGAGACCAGGAACCTGATGTAACTTTCCCAAACCTTAACAAAGGCTAATAGCCAGTGGGGGGTATGGTTAGACCTCACTGGATCTACATCAAATAGAAACAGGTATCCCTCACACCCACttaggaaaataaatgtatttttaatcaatTCTGTGGATAGTACACCTCCTGGAAGAGACATTGGCCCTAGATTCTTTTATCAGCTATCAAGGTGGAAAACAACCCCATCATTCCTACAGAGGGAGAGGCAAACATAGTTAATCAGACTCTAAGAGTCATACTAATTGTTGATCAAGTAATGCCACAATATTCAATGGCTAAGGACCTCTGGCTGGTTCCAGTTCTTAAGAATCTGTTAAGCAGAGTTAATATTTCACAAAACCAAAGAGTTCAGTTGTGAAGCCCAAAGAGCTAGGAATCAGATTTATGTTTTCAATGGAGTTCTGTCACAAGTCACTTCCTTGCATCTCAGTCTTCATATCTGTTAAGTGAGGGAAGGGATACACACCCTAACATCCCACAGGAGTCTGTGGAAAGAAAATGAGCTAAGAATGTcgttgtttttaaagttttaaaagttatgcagggatttttgtctccATTTATTTTAGAGAGGTTACAATAgcttcaaaacaaaatgaaaacagcttccttagaataaattgcacgagggaaggagaggaattgAGGTATcacaaaagaaaagatgaagCGTTTCAAAGTAAGACTAGCCAGACAGAAGAAGGACTATGCTTTAAAACAGAACTTTTGTCAGCTCTGCATTTTTAAGATGAATTAGTCATAGTTAATGTATTGGGTGgaagaattattaaaaatctgCCCCAAAGTATGCTGCATCCGAAATGGAAAAACGAATTGATGCTTTCTCATTTGTGTTTATTCTTGAGCAACTTGGCCTGgcatatttagttgtttttttaaaattattgactcactttgcatttatttatcaCCACTGCCCTCCCATACATATCTCGATTTTACCATCAGCAACACAAAGTACAAGGATGTGTTCAGTTTCACTACAGCTCTTCGCGTTTACAAGTGTGCAGCGCTGGCCTTCGGAATGCCCTTCTGATTGGCTGAGCCAATGTCAGTGACATCAACCAACTTACTTTTGATTGGAAGGCTGGTTGCTGGGACTGTAGCGTTTGCAGGAAGTCACTTAACTGTTTGCGAGCTGGAAAATGAAACTGAAGTTCTCTTTTGTCATAAGAAGGAACGCAACCGAGTAGGGAAGGTGTATCCCACAGCTCCGCAAGCTGGAACGTGAGCCAAGAGGCCTAGACCGGCTAAGGGATTGAGAGACACTCCCAAAGATGCGCGGCTGCTCCTTTCCAGCCTCCCGGCTGTTACCCTTTTAAATGTCGGCGTTCGAGGCTGTAGAGGTAGCACGAGGCATCGAAACAGAACTGTCGGATTGGCCGCACGCCTCAGTTCTAGACGCACCTCTCCACCGAAAGGCTGTTCTGACTGGCAGGGGAAGAAAGTAAACAGAGTTGAATCACCCTCCCCACTGGCCAATTGGAGGGGGTTTGGATTGTGACGTGATGGGATTCTGCGAAATTGTTACTGAGCGAGAGAATGCCGGAACGGTGCGGACCGGCAAGAGCAGGGGCTCAGAAGCCGGCAGTGGACTGGGGGAAAAGTGTCTCTTAGACCTGGCGCTTTGTCCGGCCCTTGCCACCCACGTCCGGGTGGTTGGGTGAATGTCCTGGGGCTTTGGCTCGACTGAAAAGGCGGCCGAGGGCGTGTACCTCTCTTGCAGTTTCCTCTCCCAGCGCCTCGGGGGCGTTTTCGGTCGAATAAACTTGCGACCGCCACGTGTGGCATCTTTCCAGGGGAGCCGGCTCGGAGCAGACTGTGCGCCCGTCGGGGGGATTGCGCCCGGCTCTGGGCACCGGAGGCGGCGAGAGGCGGCAGCGCGGCGGAGCCCGGGGCCGTGGATGCTGCGTGCGGAGGCGCTGCCGGTTACGTAAAGATGAGGGGCTGAGGTCGCCTCGGCGCTCCTGCGAGTCGGAAgcgccccgcgcccccgccccctTGGCCGCTGCGCCGCGCTGCGCCGCGCTCATCGTCCGAGGCCAGGACACGGCAAGCCGAACCTCCGCAGCCACCGCCAAGTTTGGCCGCGCCTCCGGGGCTGCTGTCGCCCGCACCATGTCCGCGGCCGCCTACATGGACTTCGTGGCTGCCCAGTGTCTGGTTTCCATTTCGAACCGCGCTGCGGTGCCGGAGCATGGGGGCGCTCCGGACGCCGAGCGGCTGCGACTACCTGAGCGCGAGGTGACCAAGGAGCATGGTGACCCGGGGGACACCTGGAAGGATTACTGCACGCTGGTCACCATCGCCAAGAGCTTGTTGGACCTGAACAAGTACCGACCCATCCAGACCCCCTCGGTGTGCAGCGACAGCCTGGAGAGTCCAGATGAGGATATGGGATCCGACAGCGACGTGACCACCGAATCTGGGTCGAGTCCTTCCCACAGCCCGGAGGAGAGACAGGATCCTGGCAGCGCGCCCAGCCcgctctccctcctccaccctggaGTGGCTGCGAAGGGGAAACACGCCTCCGAAAAGAGGCACAAGTGCCCCTACAGTGGCTGTGGGAAAGTCTATGGAAAATCCTCCCATCTCAAAGCCCATTACAGAGTGCATACAGGTTAGCGGcgtctccctctcccacccaacTCTCGGGTTAGTTAACCTTTGGCCGGGCAGCCTTCCTGGGCGTTAAAGGACACCACGCTCGGCCGAAAGGGTGCAAATACTTAAGATGAGATGCTGTTTAACTCTTTAAAATGATTGAACCGGGTAGAGACGGAAAGCTCACTCCTTAATCGTCCCCAGCCTCTAGAAGCCACGGAGAGCCTTAACCTCGCGGGCAGAGTGAGTGCCGAGTGCCAGCCGATGTGCGTGGCTTCATGGGGAGTGGTGCCGCCCCTCCCCtgtcccgccccgccccccccaggaCTCCCGCACCCGGCGACTCTGGGGCCACCTCACTTGGACAGACGctggcggggggttggggggcacaGTCAAATGGCGTATCTTTTATTTTACTCTGTTTTGGGATTGCCGCGAAGTGGCCGAAACCTGGAGAGAAGCGGCGCACATTATATGGAACCTTTTAGGGATGACTAAGGGCTCGGTTAGCTGTATGCTTGCTACTTTTCAGGGCTTGCCAAGGTGGTTTTAAATTTGGCCAAGAATCCCCAGAGaggtttaaaataacactgcTTCAGGCAGCAGAGAAGTTTGATCAAGTGATGGTTGGTTAACTTCACAACTAGTTAGCCTTTTTAATGAGATTTCAGAGTGGATTTTTTCCCACGTGATTTAGGTCGCACCCTCCACCCTGAATAGAGCAGTTAGTGAGGAGGTGTGGTTCTTCACGGAGGTCAAGGCTGATAACAAACGTTGGGATGTTCTGGAGGCCCCGTGGAAGGGTCTCTCCCAGGGAGAGCCAAAGGCAGGGCTGATCAGATGCATGTGGCTGGTAAGACATCTGCAGTATAAAATGGGCTTTGGAGACTTATAGGAACCTTGGTCAGCCAATTCTGTTGGTTCTGTTTAACATATTCAGAAAAAGTTGGAAAGCATTCACACTTGACCATGCTGTCTCCCCATCTTTAGTAAGGTTTCTTTACAGCTGCTGTTCTGATAAGGAAGCACAGTGCTTGGTCCTCTCATGAACTCCTTTCCCTCTGTCCTATAACACCATGTTTAAGAGGAGCTTGTTGGAATTACTTGGAAAGTATTGTCGTTTTTTGGTGTAATTGTTGGTACTTTTAAGATGAGGCCCTGGGCCTGTGGTTTCAAAATGATCATTggctggtttggtttggttttgcttttttttaaaaaggccacgTAACTGCAtctcatattttatttcctttggaaagTGCTTCTTGTGGAGGTGGCTGCTGGCACAGGAGTAAAGCTGAATTTCCTCCTCGTGGTTAATGCAAAATCAGGTTCTGTTTGCGGCTGTCATCTAGGTTGCCATAAAACAGCACATTTTAAAGTTTGTGTCTGTAAGGTTGCTGTGCCTGGCTTGGGGGATGTGACCTTTAGCGTGGCTCCCAGGGTGAAGTAGGGGTATAATAACCAGAGGGTGTTACTCACCAACAGCTGCTGGGCGGGCCTGGCTGTGTCAGCCATGTTCCCGGAGTTCAGCTCACAGGGACACCCACTGCCACCTTGAGCAAAGGCACTTTCTCCTTCAGGGAGCTGCCCAGTTGTGCAGCTGGGGAGGCCTGCGGAGCTTCTCTGTGAGCTCCCTGAGTCCAACTCAGAAAAGCATTCTGGACCATTCTGCTGAGTGATTTTCTCAGGCATTTATAGCAATGGCTGCTTAGGTGTGCGTGGATGCATGCTGCTCTTTAATTCTCCATGAGGCAAGTCAGCTCGGTTGTTTCAGGAGAACCTTTTACACAGTCCAGAGTGGAAAACGAAGTGAAGTGTTAATCCCATTTTATATGCTACAGTCAGTCTTTTGAAACTAGTGATGTGGTAATTGCAGGTGTCTTATTTATGTTTGGGGGCTCTGTCATGCTAGGACATGGTTGGACAAAACCCTCAGCCTCTGTAAAGACTGTCAAAAGTGTACTCCTGCTAGAGAAGGTGTGTGCAAAGGATACTCTAAATAAGAGACTCGTAGGAAGCCTCATGCATTTGGAAGTTTCCGATTCAGCTTCCAGTTAGATTGTCTTTAGGGTGGGGTAgcatcttgattttaaaatttttttttaatttttaaaattttttgctggTATTAAACCCAGAAGATGGCCAAGAGATAGCAATTGGAATGTCTGTATTTTGTGAAGACTTTAAGAACTAAAATTCCAGCCACACCCCCCCTGCTCAATGTGGCCCAACCATTATCCCTCCTGCTGCTTGCTCCTCTCCTCCTAGAGCCTCATACAGCTGCCACTTTTATAGAACcagtggctttatttatttattttggccacgctgcgtggcatgcgggatcttacttccctgaccagggatcgaagcgcagagtcttaaccgctggaccacctgggaagtcccagaacCAGTGGCTTTAGAAGTTGAGGCACTTAAACAAAATTGTGTTTAGTTCAGTGCAGTTATTTCTAGAGTATCCTAGGAGAAAAGACCCCTTTGAGGTGGACTGAGGTGGGTTCTCATTTGTCCTACTGTTTCCCAGTTGTGAGATGTTAACCTAGTTCCTTGAAGTCAGAGCTTGTAAACTAGAGGTCTGCTGCTGAATTTGCTTTGCAAATTTGTTTGGCTTGACCAGCACAGGGTTTGTAAAGATTTTGTTACTAACATGGAAAAATCAGGATTTCCACACAaacccagatttctggcttctctggaAAAATCGAATGAACTGGCAATACTGGGTCTGAATTCCTGCCCAGCAACAATTGGCTTGAACTGACCGTTCTTTATATGAGGCAGTGTCccttattttaatcatttacatGGTCTCTGTTGGCATTTAAGTTTGCAGTCTCTTCTctatttgagcctcagtttcttaatccACAAGATAGGGTACTATCTCTGAACTTGGATTCTTGTGCAAAGATAATAGTTTGTGTGTAATGGGCCGAGCTTAAAATCAGGAAACATAGGAGAAACTTATTTTTAAGTAGTACAGTACTTCACATTTTCTAATACTATGTTCAGTTTGTTTTTCTTCACCCTCTAGATCAGATATCTTCTCAGGTGATGTACCTCTAAAATTAAAGCAGTGGATCCATGGTTAATCTGAAAAAAAGTACAAGGAATATGAGCTTTTCTGTCTCCAGACCTTTTGGACACTTTAGAGTgtatttattgtttctgattAAGTATTAGACCCATTGGAATACTTTGCCTGAAAACATGTTGAGCTTATTATTTGAAAATGCAACCAACTTTAAGTTTATCTTGGCACACGCCACATCCACACGCCGCCCCCCACCTCTGAGCACACACCCCAAATTGGCCTCCACAAACCCACTGACTCCCCAGACCCTCTCCCACGTCCCCTCAGCCTCTCTCGGAccgtgaaaagaaaaaagaaaaaaggattaaCCCAAGTTTCCTAACTTTGTGGTCACCCTGCACATGCACAGaggcacacccacacacacatacacacacggggGTATCTTTTGGAGAGGTAAACAACTGCATCCAAATTCCAGCTCAGAAGTCATCAGAACCAGCTGATGTAGAGTCATGCTAGGTTGCCATCACAGTGATAGAAACCTTAGGCCTTATTTCCATGCCAGGTGCAATTTTACTATCTCTTTGGAGGGACTTAAATCAGCTGTCCCCAAATGGTGACAATGGGTTGAGCTTAAGGGCACTGCTTACAGGATTCTGAAAACCAGAAAGCCCTAAATCCCAATCATCACACCCCAGTTTtgtgggaaaaattttaaaacaatgtatttttttaatagggCAGAAGGAAGttcatgaaaaacaaggagagACAAGAGCTGCAAAAGCAGCCAACAGTGgctgcttctgtttctctttatCCTGTTTGAACATTTCTCTGGGCTACCTAGAATATCTGGTGGAGGGGACCTGGGTAGCTCCCACCAGGGAAGTTATCCTCCAAACAGGAAATAGATTTTTCTGGCCTCTGTAGGAACACCCATCACTGGCTAGCTCTCACTCAGGCGGATTTCCTTCCCTGAgactaaagttttaaaagtttgctTATACAGGAGCCAGGCCTGCTCTGTGCCTC
The window above is part of the Eubalaena glacialis isolate mEubGla1 chromosome 9, mEubGla1.1.hap2.+ XY, whole genome shotgun sequence genome. Proteins encoded here:
- the KLF9 gene encoding Krueppel-like factor 9; this encodes MSAAAYMDFVAAQCLVSISNRAAVPEHGGAPDAERLRLPEREVTKEHGDPGDTWKDYCTLVTIAKSLLDLNKYRPIQTPSVCSDSLESPDEDMGSDSDVTTESGSSPSHSPEERQDPGSAPSPLSLLHPGVAAKGKHASEKRHKCPYSGCGKVYGKSSHLKAHYRVHTGERPFPCTWPDCLKKFSRSDELTRHYRTHTGEKQFRCPLCEKRFMRSDHLTKHARRHTEFHPSMIKRSKKALANPL